Proteins encoded within one genomic window of Synechococcus sp. PCC 7335:
- a CDS encoding tetratricopeptide repeat protein → MEASNLLPALLPNLLVWIAVVFGIAGFAIFSMVRAYRRPIERPPFPELVVETSSIPLSPAAQTLYVAGVGTYKAGDFRGAIEQFTELLNQEPNCAEAFHNLGLAYANVGDNNKAVRSLLKAGDAYDQQDTKEGLEQIKQALEKLKSL, encoded by the coding sequence ATGGAAGCTTCTAATTTGCTACCAGCTTTGCTGCCGAATCTATTAGTCTGGATAGCTGTTGTGTTTGGGATTGCAGGCTTTGCCATCTTTTCTATGGTTAGAGCCTATCGCCGACCAATTGAGCGGCCTCCTTTTCCAGAGCTAGTCGTCGAAACATCCTCTATTCCCTTATCTCCAGCGGCACAGACGCTATATGTGGCGGGCGTTGGCACTTACAAGGCGGGAGACTTTCGTGGCGCTATCGAGCAATTTACTGAGCTATTGAACCAGGAACCGAACTGCGCTGAAGCGTTTCACAATCTAGGACTAGCATACGCAAACGTTGGCGATAACAACAAAGCGGTCAGAAGTCTGCTCAAAGCGGGAGATGCCTACGACCAGCAGGATACGAAGGAAGGATTAGAACAGATTAAACAAGCATTAGAAAAGTTGAAATCTCTGTGA
- a CDS encoding nucleoside triphosphate pyrophosphatase, protein MADIQFVLASASVARRNLLIEAGIQPFVCPSNFDEDAVVISDPRKLVEVLALGKAEAVAPQFKSALVLGCDSVLAIDNIPYGKPESEQEAIDRWRSMRGSSGELLTGYALIAPGQAPLVRHRMTRVFFANPSDQEIEAYIATGEPMHCAGAFATDGKGSMFVEKIEGCHTNVVGLSVPMLRHMMAELGYRAIDFWGQ, encoded by the coding sequence ATGGCTGATATTCAATTCGTGCTGGCCTCTGCCTCTGTTGCCCGTCGAAATCTATTGATAGAAGCAGGTATCCAGCCGTTTGTTTGTCCTAGTAACTTTGATGAGGACGCTGTGGTGATTAGCGATCCTCGAAAACTGGTAGAAGTACTAGCGCTGGGTAAGGCTGAGGCAGTAGCACCACAGTTTAAGAGTGCATTAGTGCTAGGATGCGATTCTGTTTTGGCAATTGACAATATCCCCTACGGAAAGCCTGAAAGTGAGCAAGAAGCAATTGATCGGTGGCGGTCTATGCGAGGTAGCTCGGGTGAACTGCTTACCGGCTATGCGCTAATCGCCCCTGGACAAGCGCCCTTAGTTCGACATCGCATGACCCGGGTGTTCTTTGCTAATCCCTCTGATCAAGAGATCGAAGCCTACATTGCAACTGGCGAGCCAATGCACTGTGCAGGGGCGTTTGCCACGGATGGCAAGGGCAGTATGTTCGTAGAAAAAATTGAGGGCTGCCATACGAATGTGGTGGGCTTAAGTGTTCCAATGCTGCGGCATATGATGGCTGAGCTAGGTTACCGGGCGATTGATTTTTGGGGGCAGTAG
- a CDS encoding ParA family protein has protein sequence MIITVASFKGGVGKTTSAIHLTAFLQGQGETVLIDADPNRSALGWASRGDLPFNVVDQWTAEQTINPSSNVVIDTPARPIPEDLSALASTCDLLVLPTTPDVLALDALVLTIEYLKAIGTCHYRILLTSIPPKPSKAGEEVKELLQGANLPIFEQGIRRFAAFQKAALQGVPVYMVKDPRAEACWQDYETVGNEILEIFGVQDSANSPSEVPKVKDSF, from the coding sequence ATGATCATCACAGTAGCTAGCTTTAAAGGAGGTGTTGGCAAAACGACAAGCGCTATTCACCTGACAGCCTTCTTGCAGGGACAAGGGGAAACAGTGCTGATTGACGCCGACCCAAACCGTTCAGCGTTAGGCTGGGCTAGTAGAGGCGATTTGCCGTTTAATGTGGTCGATCAGTGGACGGCAGAGCAAACTATAAACCCGAGTAGTAATGTGGTGATAGATACGCCAGCTAGGCCAATTCCAGAGGATCTCTCAGCCCTTGCGAGTACCTGCGATCTGCTAGTACTACCAACAACCCCAGATGTATTAGCGCTAGATGCTTTGGTACTCACTATTGAATACCTTAAAGCAATCGGTACCTGTCACTACCGCATTCTGCTTACTTCTATTCCGCCTAAACCCAGCAAAGCCGGAGAGGAAGTCAAAGAACTTTTACAGGGAGCTAATCTACCTATCTTTGAGCAAGGCATTCGACGATTCGCAGCGTTTCAAAAGGCGGCCCTACAGGGGGTACCTGTCTATATGGTTAAAGATCCGCGGGCGGAGGCCTGCTGGCAAGATTACGAAACGGTAGGTAATGAGATTCTAGAGATTTTTGGGGTACAGGACTCGGCAAACAGTCCTTCTGAAGTGCCTAAGGTAAAAGATTCCTTTTGA
- the dps gene encoding DNA starvation/stationary phase protection protein Dps: MVATTSKTAFYPTRIDLPLDTRQAVVAMLNGTLAATTDLRTQTKQAHWNVKGKDFYQLHLLFDEMAGELEEYSDMVAERVTALAGTAMGTVRIAASESILPEYNFDAVGGMEHVAALADRYAAYAKHLRQSIDRADELGDQDTNDLYVEISRTIDKRLWFLEAHLVG, translated from the coding sequence ATGGTTGCAACCACATCTAAAACTGCTTTCTATCCTACTCGGATTGATTTGCCCCTAGACACTCGTCAGGCTGTCGTCGCCATGCTGAACGGTACGCTAGCCGCTACGACCGACTTACGTACTCAGACCAAACAGGCACACTGGAACGTCAAAGGCAAAGACTTCTACCAACTACATCTACTATTTGATGAGATGGCAGGCGAGCTAGAAGAATATAGTGACATGGTCGCTGAACGAGTCACTGCATTAGCGGGTACTGCAATGGGTACTGTGCGGATAGCTGCTAGCGAGTCAATTTTGCCAGAGTACAACTTCGATGCGGTAGGTGGAATGGAGCACGTAGCCGCGCTAGCAGATCGCTACGCCGCCTACGCCAAGCATTTACGTCAAAGCATTGACAGAGCAGATGAGCTAGGCGATCAAGATACAAACGATCTCTACGTCGAAATCTCTCGTACTATCGACAAACGTCTATGGTTCTTAGAAGCTCACCTAGTTGGATAG
- a CDS encoding M14 family zinc carboxypeptidase, with translation MSEQIATTLFSENFDGASGATPPQGWTQVLLEGNPETDQWRFDNPGDRSFVSADPFAGPVAIYDSDALSDDDVEESATLISPTFSAADAQGAFLQYDQWYFGFTDPEYASQIYIETSTDGGTTWEIAYLEDGAGQFSGPQLVDLTDTVAGSEEAQIRFRFDGDWSYAWAVDNIEIVDYLPPGVILPSGDVGVSEDNVPDPLNFEFALQSRPSSDVTLNFVVDDEQLQDIESITFTPQNWSESQLSVVSAVSDDLDEGENQISNVQIEVVSDDPAYDGLVVDDVSVQITDSTIPGFTSYRTVEETFSDLESLADNNSNLASWVDFGDSYDKATPGGPKGYDIYALQLTNKETDIPGYEKPILYVQGAIHAREYTTTELVTRFAEDLVSRYGTDPEATWLLDYTQIHLVPILNPDGRKFAEQGYSWRKNANPNPDPTLEEAPFPTYGVDLNRNYDSAFGEVPDGSSGNPSSLVYRGPFPFSEPETQAARDYLLDLFPDQKPEDQFAPAPDDATGVYLDVHSFGNLVLYPFGNTEEPAPNSEGLRNLGLKLGYFTGLDGEAYDIQQAIGLYPTDGTTDDWVYETFGTAAYTIELGTEFFEDPEYFESIIVPEFTPALYYAAKSAFQPYLTSAGPDSLDVKLDRPTIFAGVPVSLNIRSNATRYDDGNLSSEGITEGIDLPEFKDIAGARYSFNSPSWVPGTELFELMPASNPLDDTVERLKVPRIDTSGLEPGRHTIFVESMAADGTYGVPTAVFLEVLEDPVEPVTGGPRRIGT, from the coding sequence GTGTCAGAGCAAATAGCTACAACTTTGTTTTCTGAGAATTTCGACGGTGCTAGTGGCGCAACCCCACCCCAAGGGTGGACACAGGTTCTGCTCGAAGGAAATCCTGAGACTGACCAGTGGCGATTCGATAATCCAGGCGATCGCAGCTTCGTTAGTGCTGATCCGTTTGCCGGACCTGTCGCTATCTATGATAGTGATGCACTCTCCGATGATGATGTAGAAGAAAGCGCTACTCTAATCTCTCCTACTTTTAGCGCTGCCGATGCTCAGGGTGCCTTTCTACAATATGACCAGTGGTACTTTGGCTTCACCGACCCAGAGTACGCCAGTCAAATCTATATTGAAACCTCGACTGACGGCGGCACTACTTGGGAGATCGCTTATCTCGAAGATGGCGCTGGACAATTCAGCGGCCCTCAGCTGGTTGATCTAACTGATACCGTCGCCGGTAGTGAAGAGGCGCAGATTCGTTTTCGTTTCGATGGAGACTGGTCATACGCTTGGGCTGTAGACAATATCGAAATCGTTGACTATCTGCCGCCAGGCGTGATCCTCCCATCCGGTGACGTAGGGGTCAGTGAAGACAACGTGCCCGATCCTCTAAACTTTGAATTCGCGTTGCAAAGCCGGCCTAGCTCGGATGTAACGCTAAATTTCGTAGTAGACGATGAACAGCTTCAGGATATTGAGTCGATTACATTCACACCGCAAAACTGGTCTGAGTCGCAGCTATCTGTTGTGAGTGCGGTCTCAGACGACCTAGATGAAGGCGAAAACCAAATCAGCAATGTCCAGATTGAAGTTGTTAGTGATGACCCTGCTTACGATGGCCTTGTAGTAGACGATGTTTCTGTTCAAATCACAGATAGCACCATACCTGGATTCACTAGCTATCGCACGGTAGAAGAAACTTTCAGCGATCTAGAATCACTAGCCGATAACAATTCTAATCTGGCTAGCTGGGTAGATTTTGGCGATAGCTACGATAAAGCTACACCCGGCGGCCCCAAAGGCTACGATATCTATGCGCTACAGCTTACCAACAAAGAGACCGATATTCCTGGCTACGAAAAGCCGATCTTGTACGTTCAAGGCGCTATCCACGCTCGGGAATATACGACGACTGAGCTGGTCACGCGCTTTGCAGAAGATTTGGTCAGTCGCTATGGCACCGACCCAGAAGCCACTTGGCTATTGGATTATACTCAAATTCACCTCGTTCCGATTCTCAACCCAGACGGACGCAAATTCGCAGAACAAGGATATTCTTGGCGTAAAAATGCTAACCCCAACCCAGATCCAACCTTAGAAGAGGCTCCTTTCCCTACTTACGGTGTCGATCTAAACCGCAACTACGATTCCGCCTTTGGTGAAGTCCCTGATGGCTCTAGCGGTAATCCTAGCTCTCTTGTCTATCGTGGGCCCTTTCCTTTTTCTGAACCTGAAACACAGGCCGCTCGCGACTATCTATTGGACTTGTTCCCAGACCAAAAGCCTGAAGACCAATTCGCACCTGCACCTGACGATGCAACGGGCGTTTATCTCGACGTCCACAGCTTTGGCAATCTAGTACTCTATCCTTTTGGCAACACGGAAGAACCAGCTCCAAATAGTGAAGGGTTACGCAATCTGGGCCTAAAGCTTGGCTATTTCACTGGCCTTGATGGCGAAGCCTACGACATTCAACAGGCAATCGGACTATACCCTACCGATGGGACAACTGATGATTGGGTATACGAAACTTTTGGCACAGCCGCCTACACAATTGAGCTTGGCACGGAATTTTTTGAAGATCCTGAGTATTTTGAAAGCATCATCGTACCCGAGTTTACGCCTGCGCTTTACTACGCGGCGAAGTCAGCCTTTCAGCCTTATCTCACTTCAGCAGGACCTGACTCTTTAGACGTTAAGCTCGATCGACCGACGATATTCGCTGGGGTGCCTGTCTCACTTAATATCCGATCTAATGCCACCCGCTACGATGATGGCAACCTCAGCTCAGAAGGGATTACCGAAGGAATTGACCTACCTGAGTTCAAAGATATCGCAGGGGCTCGCTACAGCTTCAATTCGCCTTCTTGGGTACCTGGGACAGAGCTGTTTGAGCTGATGCCTGCGAGTAATCCACTCGATGATACTGTAGAGCGACTGAAAGTTCCTAGAATTGATACGTCTGGACTTGAACCGGGGCGACACACCATTTTTGTCGAGAGCATGGCCGCAGACGGTACCTATGGTGTGCCTACTGCCGTTTTCCTAGAGGTGTTAGAAGATCCTGTTGAGCCGGTTACTGGCGGTCCGCGTCGGATAGGGACT
- a CDS encoding UPF0182 family protein, which produces MNRARGNFIGRSLDYPVIRRKGWPKSGSRTLVVGVLTLLLVYVATDYWAEGLWFDELGFLSEFLLRSRTQILLGTVTLFGSLGFIFSNFNAAERLKFNRNCLLPNQANLSVGLGLRTLLPILFFLGLVIGGNLLHHSRIAITELLTTRAAIPTPLGLSFNENWELVLSLAAQPILLVLVVVGAIALIAFPLSLLRVAGVVLSVCFSIIAVEEWARVLPALNPSSFDQVDPVFKEELSFYIFRLPLWELIEFWLSGILVFMLAAATLEYLLAGNTFSQGRFAGFSTGQQRHLSAIASGLLVVTALGNWIRRYELLYSGQGVSYGASFTDIYVGLPVNTSLSFIALGLAVTLAIRALGGKLLTRRARISGS; this is translated from the coding sequence ATGAACCGAGCGCGAGGCAACTTCATCGGTAGGAGCTTGGACTATCCGGTTATTCGGCGAAAGGGGTGGCCTAAATCAGGTAGTAGAACGCTTGTGGTGGGCGTTTTAACGCTGCTGCTGGTTTATGTGGCAACGGACTACTGGGCGGAAGGGCTGTGGTTTGATGAGCTAGGCTTTTTGTCTGAGTTTTTGCTGCGATCGCGCACTCAAATTCTCCTTGGGACGGTCACTCTATTCGGCAGCTTAGGCTTTATTTTCTCTAACTTTAACGCTGCAGAAAGGCTCAAGTTCAATCGCAATTGCCTGCTACCCAACCAAGCAAATCTAAGTGTTGGTCTAGGGCTTAGAACGCTACTGCCGATTCTCTTCTTTTTAGGTTTAGTGATCGGGGGTAACCTGCTTCACCATAGCCGAATTGCAATTACTGAACTATTGACAACGCGAGCAGCGATTCCAACGCCGCTGGGTCTAAGCTTCAATGAAAATTGGGAACTGGTGCTTTCTTTGGCGGCCCAGCCGATTCTATTGGTATTGGTCGTCGTAGGAGCGATCGCTCTAATTGCCTTTCCGCTGAGCCTACTTCGCGTTGCTGGCGTTGTCTTAAGTGTTTGCTTTAGCATCATCGCGGTAGAAGAATGGGCGCGTGTTCTACCTGCACTCAACCCTTCTTCTTTTGACCAAGTCGATCCAGTCTTTAAAGAAGAACTGAGCTTTTATATCTTTCGGCTGCCGCTGTGGGAGCTAATTGAATTTTGGCTTTCTGGGATACTTGTCTTCATGTTGGCAGCAGCAACTCTAGAGTATTTGCTAGCAGGTAATACGTTTAGTCAAGGTCGTTTTGCTGGATTCTCGACAGGGCAGCAGCGACACTTATCGGCAATTGCCTCCGGTCTATTAGTCGTTACTGCACTAGGCAACTGGATTCGTCGCTATGAGCTGCTCTACTCTGGGCAAGGCGTTAGCTATGGAGCAAGCTTTACTGATATCTACGTAGGCCTACCTGTCAATACCTCCTTGAGCTTTATTGCGCTAGGGCTAGCTGTGACCCTAGCGATCAGAGCATTGGGTGGAAAGCTGCTAACCAGGCGAGCCAGAATTAGTGGCAGC
- a CDS encoding alpha/beta fold hydrolase: protein MTAQSTSSLPVPLSIDDSIARSIDNSTSDLTDLAQSQEETVVSASGDRYTGEKLTWDWRGYDIKYVAHGEGSPIVLLHGFGASIGHWRKNIPELAVAGHRVYAIDLLGFGDSDKPDLSYSLEFWVKLIHDFWKTHVKEPAVFVGNSIGALMALMTLVTYPDTASGGVLLNCAGSLNHRPEDLPGGLSFVMGVFAKLVNSRLTGPLLFNQVRTKGRIRGSLKQVYGNRKAITPELVDILHGPACQPGAQRVFASVLSAPPGPRPSELLPQVTQPLLVLWGEKDPWTPIKAAGIYQELADDQDKDVVFHAIPDTGHCPHDERPEVVNKMILDWLGER, encoded by the coding sequence ATGACGGCCCAATCTACTAGCTCGCTCCCAGTTCCCCTCTCTATCGACGATTCTATCGCTAGATCCATTGACAACTCGACGAGTGATTTGACTGATCTAGCACAGAGCCAGGAAGAAACAGTCGTCTCAGCATCTGGCGATCGCTACACTGGAGAAAAACTCACCTGGGACTGGCGCGGCTATGACATCAAATACGTCGCCCATGGCGAGGGTTCACCGATTGTATTGCTACATGGATTTGGTGCCTCTATTGGGCACTGGCGTAAAAATATTCCTGAGCTGGCGGTAGCAGGTCATCGTGTCTATGCTATAGACCTACTTGGCTTTGGCGATTCAGATAAGCCAGATCTTAGCTATAGCCTAGAGTTCTGGGTGAAGCTGATTCATGACTTTTGGAAAACGCATGTCAAAGAACCTGCTGTCTTTGTCGGAAATTCGATTGGGGCGCTGATGGCGCTGATGACCCTAGTGACTTATCCTGACACAGCGAGCGGCGGTGTGCTGCTAAACTGTGCGGGTAGCTTGAACCACCGACCAGAAGATTTGCCGGGCGGTTTGAGCTTTGTCATGGGCGTATTCGCTAAGCTAGTGAATTCTAGATTGACGGGTCCACTGCTATTTAATCAGGTCCGTACAAAAGGTCGAATCCGCGGCTCTCTAAAGCAGGTATACGGCAACCGGAAAGCGATTACCCCCGAGCTTGTCGACATTCTACATGGTCCGGCCTGTCAGCCAGGAGCGCAAAGAGTCTTCGCGTCTGTTTTGAGCGCGCCGCCGGGTCCTCGTCCTAGTGAACTGTTGCCACAGGTGACTCAGCCGTTGCTCGTGCTGTGGGGAGAAAAAGATCCTTGGACACCGATCAAAGCAGCGGGCATCTATCAAGAACTAGCGGACGATCAAGATAAAGATGTCGTGTTTCATGCTATTCCGGATACGGGACACTGCCCGCACGATGAGCGACCAGAAGTCGTGAATAAAATGATCTTAGACTGGCTAGGCGAACGCTAG
- the tsaE gene encoding tRNA (adenosine(37)-N6)-threonylcarbamoyltransferase complex ATPase subunit type 1 TsaE, which yields MIIELPNSQATQALGRSLGDQLPAGSILLLKGDLGSGKTTLVQGVGTSLGIKEIDSPTFTLINEYTKGRVPLYHIDLYRLSVAEADSLYLETYWEGIEVEPGIVAIEWAERLSNLPPKPIELELSYSDEGRQASIKVPCSLTLDLAI from the coding sequence ATGATAATTGAGCTGCCAAATAGTCAGGCAACGCAGGCGTTAGGGCGATCGCTGGGCGATCAACTACCCGCAGGCAGCATACTGCTTCTAAAGGGCGATCTAGGCAGCGGTAAGACGACGCTAGTACAAGGCGTGGGAACTAGCTTAGGGATTAAAGAAATTGACAGCCCTACCTTCACACTTATCAACGAATACACAAAAGGACGAGTGCCGCTCTACCACATAGATTTGTATCGGCTTTCTGTAGCTGAAGCAGATAGTTTGTACTTAGAAACCTATTGGGAAGGCATTGAGGTAGAGCCAGGAATCGTAGCAATTGAATGGGCTGAGCGGCTGAGCAACCTACCCCCAAAGCCAATTGAGCTAGAGTTAAGCTACTCAGATGAAGGGCGACAGGCCAGTATCAAAGTTCCTTGTTCGCTGACTTTAGATTTAGCTATTTAG
- a CDS encoding UPF0182 family protein → ERTIAFTRNAFDLTNIETQAFDPQGTLTATELVANKSTIDNIRLWDTRPLLESNRQLQQIRLYYEFADADVDRYSFAEAAEAISRRQVLISARELNYERVPVEAQTWVNEHLVYTHGYGFTMSPVNTASPSGLPEYFIKDIAHTPSSEAVRRSIPVAKPRIYYGELTNTYVMSNSRVLELDFPDESENVYNRYDGQGGIDLGPVWKRLLFAKHLGDWKMLLTDDFTADTKLMFRRNIKQRVNKIAPFLQFDEDPYLVIADAGDDYAAPGEESGKNYLYWMIDAYTTSDRYPYADPGTNPYNYIRNSVKIVVDAYNGSVHFYIADDRDPIIRTWAQTFPNMFEPLSAMPETLRAHIRYPQDFSLVQSNQLLAYHMTDPQVFYNREDLWRAPNEIYANETQVVKPYYLIMELPGDEDAEFVLLRPFTPAQRNNLVAWLAARSDGQQYGKQLLYQFPKQE, encoded by the coding sequence GAGCGCACCATCGCCTTCACTCGCAACGCATTTGATCTGACTAATATCGAAACCCAGGCATTTGATCCGCAGGGCACTCTCACAGCGACTGAACTTGTCGCTAATAAATCTACCATTGACAATATCCGCTTATGGGACACTCGACCGCTGCTAGAGTCTAACCGCCAGCTTCAGCAGATTCGTCTTTATTATGAATTTGCCGATGCCGATGTTGATCGCTATAGCTTTGCTGAGGCAGCCGAGGCTATCAGCCGGCGTCAGGTACTCATTTCTGCGCGTGAACTGAACTATGAACGTGTCCCGGTTGAAGCCCAAACCTGGGTCAACGAACACTTAGTCTATACGCACGGTTACGGCTTTACTATGAGCCCGGTGAACACCGCAAGCCCTAGTGGCTTACCTGAGTATTTCATCAAGGATATCGCTCACACCCCTAGTTCAGAGGCTGTTCGTCGCTCTATCCCGGTGGCAAAACCTCGTATCTACTATGGCGAACTGACTAACACCTACGTTATGTCGAACTCTCGGGTGCTAGAACTAGACTTTCCTGACGAAAGCGAAAATGTCTATAACCGCTACGACGGCCAAGGCGGCATTGACCTTGGCCCCGTGTGGAAACGCCTGCTGTTTGCCAAGCATCTCGGCGATTGGAAGATGTTGCTAACTGACGACTTTACCGCCGATACCAAGCTGATGTTTCGGCGCAATATCAAACAGCGAGTCAACAAAATTGCTCCCTTTCTTCAATTTGATGAAGATCCCTATCTTGTCATTGCTGATGCGGGCGATGATTATGCGGCGCCCGGTGAAGAATCTGGGAAAAACTATTTGTATTGGATGATCGATGCCTATACAACCAGCGATCGCTACCCATACGCCGATCCAGGCACTAATCCCTACAACTACATTCGTAATTCTGTCAAAATTGTCGTTGATGCCTACAACGGCTCTGTTCACTTCTATATTGCCGACGATCGCGATCCAATCATTCGCACCTGGGCTCAAACCTTTCCTAACATGTTTGAGCCGCTCTCGGCCATGCCCGAGACCCTAAGGGCACATATCCGCTATCCACAAGACTTTTCTCTGGTTCAATCCAATCAGCTACTGGCCTATCATATGACAGACCCACAGGTCTTCTACAACAGAGAAGACTTGTGGCGAGCGCCAAATGAGATTTATGCCAACGAAACCCAAGTTGTCAAACCCTACTATCTAATCATGGAACTGCCTGGGGACGAAGACGCCGAGTTTGTCCTTTTGCGTCCATTTACCCCGGCTCAAAGAAACAACCTAGTAGCTTGGCTAGCCGCTCGTTCAGACGGTCAGCAATACGGAAAACAGCTACTCTATCAATTTCCCAAACAAGAG
- a CDS encoding class II aldolase/adducin family protein: MIDEGYIKYQCEWIKEDAIAFHTVSDLTRYRNALHQLHLIGEYPSGIGFGNISQKTGLPSSPIPTFVITGTQTGHLSTLSATDYALVTDFNPAQNTLRCQGLSKASSESLTHGTIYSVHPGIGAIIHVHNAQLWKQLLYQVPTTSADVPYGTPEMAAATQQLFKETPLLQQRIFVMAGHEDGVVAFGKTLQMAYRTLINWGMMIGIVSESALQLPYQLLN, from the coding sequence ATGATCGACGAAGGCTATATTAAATATCAGTGTGAGTGGATCAAGGAAGACGCGATCGCTTTCCATACAGTCTCCGATCTCACCCGATATAGAAACGCCCTTCACCAGCTTCATCTGATTGGCGAATATCCCAGTGGCATTGGATTTGGCAACATCTCTCAAAAAACAGGACTTCCTTCTTCCCCCATCCCTACCTTTGTCATCACTGGGACTCAGACTGGCCACCTTTCTACGCTTAGCGCCACCGACTACGCCCTTGTCACTGACTTCAATCCGGCCCAAAATACGCTTCGATGCCAGGGTTTAAGCAAGGCCTCTTCTGAATCTTTGACCCACGGCACCATCTATAGCGTTCATCCAGGCATTGGTGCGATCATCCACGTTCATAATGCTCAACTGTGGAAACAGCTGCTCTATCAGGTACCAACGACGAGCGCTGACGTTCCATACGGTACGCCTGAGATGGCAGCCGCGACACAGCAACTGTTTAAAGAAACGCCTTTATTGCAACAGAGAATCTTTGTGATGGCAGGGCACGAAGACGGCGTAGTTGCTTTTGGTAAAACGTTGCAGATGGCTTACCGAACATTGATCAACTGGGGGATGATGATAGGAATAGTCTCAGAATCTGCCCTGCAGCTACCGTACCAGCTACTGAACTAA
- the psbP gene encoding photosystem II reaction center PsbP, with protein sequence MKDVFKMLKRFALLFVMVLALGLQSCSPGVSLQSYNDSYEGYEFKYPTGWVPAQVENGPDTVFHDIIRASENVSVVVSPVSGGKTLPDLGTPSEVGYTLSKSITSLAPDDRNVELVNAQSFEAGDKLYYILEYIANLPSGQRHDLASVIIRRGQLYTFNASIPENRWEKMKDTMKQTVASFSVY encoded by the coding sequence ATGAAAGACGTATTTAAGATGCTAAAGCGGTTTGCCTTGCTGTTTGTGATGGTGCTTGCCCTGGGACTACAAAGTTGCTCACCTGGGGTTAGTCTGCAATCCTATAACGATAGCTACGAAGGCTATGAGTTCAAATATCCCACTGGCTGGGTGCCTGCACAGGTAGAAAATGGTCCTGATACCGTATTTCACGACATTATCAGAGCTAGCGAGAACGTTAGCGTTGTTGTCAGTCCTGTTTCTGGTGGCAAAACCCTACCTGATCTCGGCACTCCTTCAGAAGTTGGCTATACCCTATCTAAAAGCATCACCTCTCTAGCTCCTGATGATCGCAACGTGGAACTGGTCAACGCTCAATCTTTTGAAGCTGGTGACAAGCTCTATTACATCCTTGAATACATCGCTAATCTGCCCTCAGGCCAGCGCCATGACCTTGCTAGTGTCATCATTCGACGTGGTCAGCTCTACACGTTCAATGCCTCAATTCCTGAGAATCGCTGGGAGAAGATGAAGGACACGATGAAACAAACAGTGGCCTCTTTCTCGGTCTACTAA